Proteins encoded by one window of Lactobacillus paragasseri:
- the plsY gene encoding glycerol-3-phosphate 1-O-acyltransferase PlsY, whose translation MSTLNYLLVFILAYLIGSFPTGVLVGKIFFHEDIRNFGSGNIGTTNSFRVMGPIAGSAVLIIDVLKGTLATDLPLIFHLKGPKYLLLIAGACAILGHTFSIFLKFKGGKAVATSAGVFLGYNLKFFGLCAVVFLPMLFITSYVSLSSLVSIVIIFICSFWFHDVFLTIITGIMMVLLFVRHRSNIKRLINHEENIVPFGLWYWYKKSHGLLNSKSKINK comes from the coding sequence ATGTCTACGTTGAATTATTTACTAGTTTTTATTTTAGCATACTTAATTGGGTCCTTTCCTACAGGTGTGTTAGTCGGAAAAATATTTTTTCATGAAGATATAAGAAATTTTGGATCAGGAAACATTGGAACAACTAATTCATTCAGAGTAATGGGACCGATAGCTGGAAGTGCGGTTTTAATTATTGATGTATTAAAAGGAACACTTGCTACCGATTTGCCTTTAATTTTCCATTTAAAGGGACCAAAGTATTTATTATTAATTGCCGGTGCCTGCGCTATTTTAGGTCATACTTTCTCAATCTTTCTAAAATTCAAGGGAGGAAAAGCGGTAGCAACTAGTGCAGGTGTATTCCTAGGCTACAATCTAAAATTCTTTGGACTATGTGCAGTAGTATTTTTACCAATGCTCTTTATTACTTCATACGTAAGTTTATCTAGTTTAGTTTCAATAGTGATAATTTTTATTTGTTCTTTCTGGTTTCATGATGTCTTTCTGACTATTATTACTGGAATCATGATGGTCTTATTGTTTGTAAGACACCGTTCTAATATTAAACGATTAATCAATCATGAAGAAAATATCGTTCCTTTTGGATTATGGTATTGGTATAAAAAATCCCATGGATTACTCAATAGTAAATCTAAAATAAATAAATAG
- a CDS encoding Bax inhibitor-1/YccA family protein, with protein sequence MYNFDQEPERRHLVDESGLNTFLSKLYGLMALAVLVSAVSSYLTMTVFAKQMLNLMNHHPWAMWFLLLLPIALTLIINFNATRSPGMSFVLLMLTAIVYGVTFAFIAGAYTGEDIASAFIASASVFIVMAILGTVTKRDLSRIGSYASAALIGLIVAMLINLFLKNPTIDYIFSFIAVIIFTILTAWDAQRMKNIYLQFGGEISANGLAVLGALQLYLDFVNLFLQFLDIFGSNDND encoded by the coding sequence ATGTATAACTTTGATCAAGAACCAGAACGCCGGCACTTAGTCGATGAATCTGGCCTAAATACATTTCTAAGTAAACTATATGGTTTAATGGCTTTAGCAGTTTTAGTATCTGCTGTAAGTTCATACCTAACAATGACTGTTTTTGCTAAACAGATGCTTAATTTAATGAATCATCATCCTTGGGCAATGTGGTTTTTATTACTTTTACCAATAGCATTGACTTTAATTATTAATTTCAATGCTACTAGAAGTCCAGGAATGAGTTTTGTTTTACTAATGCTCACAGCAATTGTCTATGGCGTAACTTTTGCCTTTATTGCAGGTGCTTATACTGGCGAAGATATTGCTTCAGCCTTTATAGCTTCAGCAAGTGTCTTTATTGTAATGGCTATTCTAGGAACAGTAACAAAACGTGACTTAAGTAGAATTGGATCCTATGCATCAGCAGCCTTAATTGGCTTAATAGTAGCCATGCTCATCAACCTTTTCTTAAAAAATCCAACAATAGATTATATTTTCTCTTTTATTGCAGTTATTATTTTTACTATTTTAACTGCCTGGGATGCTCAAAGAATGAAGAATATTTATTTACAATTTGGCGGAGAAATTTCAGCCAATGGTCTTGCTGTTTTAGGAGCACTTCAATTGTATTTAGACTTTGTTAACTTGTTCCTACAGTTCTTAGATATTTTTGGTTCTAATGATAATGATTAG
- a CDS encoding endonuclease III domain-containing protein has translation MKKIDLNELYDLMYDHLDPNGWWPGRSDWQVIWSTILIQNTNWKNVDKALATLYQATNFWPENILKMPDDKLEKAIASAGFYTRKAATLKRLATYFQKYDFDLDKCRQLSKDQLRSELLSIKGIGPETADVILMYGIQKGEFVVDKYARRLFNCLDYQLPVSYQKAKDLVEANVDHFTLRNYQNFHAMIVIFNQQYKLPKDFENTFLNGHQLIIEK, from the coding sequence ATGAAAAAGATCGATTTGAATGAACTCTATGACTTAATGTACGACCACCTAGATCCTAATGGCTGGTGGCCTGGGCGAAGCGACTGGCAAGTAATTTGGTCAACAATTTTGATTCAAAATACTAATTGGAAAAATGTTGATAAGGCCTTAGCAACTCTGTACCAAGCTACTAATTTCTGGCCAGAGAACATCTTAAAGATGCCCGATGATAAATTAGAAAAGGCCATTGCTTCTGCTGGCTTCTATACTAGAAAAGCTGCCACTCTGAAAAGATTGGCAACCTACTTTCAGAAATATGATTTTGACCTAGATAAATGTCGCCAATTATCTAAAGACCAGTTACGTTCTGAACTGCTTAGCATTAAAGGAATTGGTCCAGAAACAGCAGATGTAATCTTAATGTATGGTATTCAGAAAGGCGAGTTCGTCGTTGATAAATATGCTAGACGATTATTTAATTGTTTAGATTACCAACTTCCAGTTTCTTATCAAAAGGCAAAAGATTTAGTTGAAGCTAATGTCGATCATTTTACACTGCGTAATTATCAGAATTTTCATGCGATGATTGTTATATTTAACCAGCAATATAAACTTCCAAAAGATTTTGAAAATACTTTTTTGAATGGTCATCAATTAATAATTGAAAAGTAA
- a CDS encoding sugar O-acetyltransferase, with protein MEENTKKKLACLPYRPDTEELSRISTKAHRLSRDYNQTADEDKEVRKAIIDELFPNHETGVYLQGPIEVDYGKFTKLGKNFYANFNLTILDTCPVTIGDNVMCGPNTSLVTPLHPLLPEQRNARLQKDGKIADIEYGAPITIGDNCWLASNVTVCPGVTIGKNCVIGAGSVVTKNIPDNSLVLGVPGRVVRKITEKDRLDNYPY; from the coding sequence ATGGAAGAAAATACTAAAAAAAAGCTCGCCTGTTTACCATATCGTCCAGACACTGAGGAGTTAAGCAGAATTTCAACGAAAGCTCATCGTTTAAGTAGGGACTATAATCAAACCGCCGATGAAGATAAAGAAGTTAGAAAAGCAATTATTGATGAATTATTTCCAAATCATGAAACAGGAGTGTATTTACAAGGACCAATTGAGGTTGACTATGGAAAATTTACTAAACTAGGTAAGAATTTTTATGCCAATTTTAACCTAACTATTTTAGATACTTGTCCTGTAACGATTGGTGATAATGTAATGTGTGGTCCAAATACTTCATTAGTAACTCCACTTCATCCCTTATTGCCTGAGCAACGTAATGCACGTCTTCAAAAAGATGGGAAAATTGCTGATATCGAATATGGTGCTCCAATTACAATTGGCGATAACTGTTGGCTAGCAAGTAACGTGACTGTCTGTCCGGGCGTAACTATTGGTAAGAACTGTGTTATCGGAGCAGGGAGCGTAGTAACTAAAAATATTCCTGATAATTCACTTGTTTTAGGAGTTCCAGGTCGGGTAGTAAGAAAAATTACTGAAAAAGATCGCTTAGATAATTATCCTTACTAA
- a CDS encoding aldo/keto reductase, with protein sequence MTEVPTITLNDGNKMPQLGLGVFRIPDHEKARQTVEMALANGYRMIDTAEAYDNQIAVGEAIAESAVNRDDIFLTTKIWVSNMSYEKATNAIDHDLKELGTDYIDLVLLHQPYGDTFGAWDALAAAKRAGKVRSIGLSNFYPDQYMNLELAHEDKPAINQIEISPWFQQTNDVKFFQGRDVAVEAWAQFANGKHDIFNNKVLKEIAENHHKTVGQVILRWLTQKSIVVIPKAVHDEHQKENINIFDFKLTQDEMAKIKELDKGESQFFDHRDPAAIDNIFGESLRQLRDSE encoded by the coding sequence ATGACAGAAGTTCCAACAATTACATTAAATGATGGTAATAAAATGCCTCAGTTAGGTTTAGGCGTGTTTAGAATTCCGGACCATGAAAAAGCAAGACAAACAGTAGAAATGGCTTTAGCAAATGGGTATAGAATGATTGATACTGCTGAGGCATATGACAACCAAATTGCAGTCGGTGAAGCTATTGCTGAGAGTGCTGTTAATAGAGATGACATCTTTTTAACTACTAAGATTTGGGTTTCAAATATGTCGTATGAAAAGGCCACAAATGCAATTGATCATGACTTAAAAGAATTAGGTACTGATTACATCGATTTGGTATTACTTCACCAACCCTATGGCGATACTTTTGGTGCTTGGGATGCTTTAGCAGCCGCTAAGCGCGCAGGTAAGGTTCGTTCAATTGGTTTATCAAACTTTTATCCTGACCAATACATGAACTTAGAATTAGCTCATGAAGACAAACCAGCAATTAATCAAATTGAAATTAGTCCTTGGTTCCAGCAAACTAACGATGTTAAGTTCTTCCAAGGAAGAGACGTAGCAGTCGAGGCTTGGGCACAATTTGCAAATGGTAAGCACGACATTTTCAATAATAAAGTTTTGAAAGAAATTGCTGAGAATCATCATAAAACTGTTGGACAAGTTATCTTACGTTGGTTAACTCAAAAGAGCATCGTAGTTATTCCCAAGGCTGTTCATGATGAACATCAAAAAGAGAATATTAATATCTTTGACTTTAAACTAACACAAGATGAAATGGCAAAGATTAAGGAACTAGACAAGGGCGAAAGTCAATTCTTCGACCACCGTGATCCAGCTGCTATTGATAATATTTTTGGCGAAAGTTTGAGACAACTTCGTGATTCAGAATAA
- a CDS encoding aldo/keto reductase: MQYHKLGKSDLSVSQFALGCMGFGKGSGSSVNDRSWTVGQEAAAEVISRAINLGVNFFDTAPAYQDGASERILGAAVNKLTNRDKVLIATKFATRTPEEIKNKVSGKEHVLNSLNQSLKNLETDYVDLYIYHIWDWLTPMEEIADGLAEAVKSGKVHYLGISNAYAWQIAQMNDYMKEHNYPQFVSIQDHYNLIYREDERELFTFAHENNLGLTPYSPLASGRLAHPFGTQTIRRKQDLFSEKDKYGKTVNIDRPIIDEVEKIAQNHNTSMATIALAWLKTKVTTPIVGATKAHHLDALEEAIKINLSKDEVHALEAPYKAHDLEGVMADNRDREHNWTQYLTNNAEK; encoded by the coding sequence ATGCAATATCATAAACTAGGTAAATCAGATTTGAGTGTTTCTCAATTTGCATTGGGATGCATGGGTTTTGGTAAAGGAAGCGGAAGTAGCGTCAATGACCGTTCATGGACGGTGGGGCAAGAAGCAGCTGCTGAAGTAATTAGTCGAGCAATTAACTTGGGCGTTAACTTTTTTGATACTGCTCCAGCTTATCAAGACGGTGCAAGTGAAAGAATTTTAGGTGCAGCAGTAAATAAGTTAACTAACAGAGACAAAGTCTTAATTGCAACCAAATTTGCTACTAGAACTCCAGAAGAAATTAAAAATAAGGTTTCTGGTAAAGAGCATGTTCTAAATTCTTTAAATCAAAGTCTTAAAAATCTAGAAACAGACTATGTAGATTTATATATCTATCATATTTGGGATTGGCTAACTCCCATGGAAGAAATTGCTGACGGATTAGCTGAAGCAGTAAAAAGTGGTAAAGTTCACTATCTTGGAATTTCTAATGCTTACGCCTGGCAAATTGCTCAAATGAATGACTATATGAAAGAACATAATTATCCGCAATTTGTTTCTATTCAAGATCATTACAATCTTATTTATCGTGAAGATGAACGTGAATTATTTACCTTTGCTCATGAAAACAACTTAGGACTAACGCCTTATAGTCCTTTAGCTAGTGGTCGACTTGCTCATCCATTTGGTACGCAAACTATTAGAAGAAAACAAGATCTTTTTTCAGAAAAAGATAAGTATGGTAAAACTGTCAATATTGATCGCCCAATTATTGATGAAGTGGAAAAAATAGCTCAAAATCACAATACTTCAATGGCAACAATTGCTCTAGCATGGCTTAAAACTAAGGTTACTACTCCGATTGTTGGGGCTACAAAGGCACACCACTTAGATGCTTTAGAAGAAGCTATCAAGATTAATTTAAGTAAAGACGAAGTCCATGCGCTCGAGGCGCCATATAAAGCGCATGACTTAGAAGGCGTGATGGCCGACAATCGTGACCGTGAACATAACTGGACGCAGTATTTGACTAATAACGCTGAAAAATAG